In Paenibacillus kyungheensis, the following are encoded in one genomic region:
- a CDS encoding metal ABC transporter solute-binding protein, Zn/Mn family, with product MSVHRSKSSWAQAYLIHKRHRKSGLSSPLYQRIVYGISIAVIVLILSGCTTIQGAVDDSPSFEEGGKLRITATTGMIADAAREVGGEHVTVTGLMGPGVDPHMYKASQGDIRKLDDANLVLYNGLHLEGSMTKIMEKMSKSRHVVAVAENIDPTQLRYSEDGATEYDPHIWFDVSLWMNVTQTIEAALIEADPAHEADYRQNATQYLAALNTLHQEVQTKIASIPESGRVLITAHDAFGYYGDAYNIEVKGLQGISTAAEYGSKDVSDLRNELVERGIKAVFVESSVPSRSMEAIIAGARSMGHTVQIGGELFSDAMGEAGTEEGTYIGMVRHNTDTIVEALK from the coding sequence ATGTCAGTTCATCGTTCCAAATCATCATGGGCGCAAGCGTATTTAATTCATAAGCGCCATCGCAAATCAGGATTATCCTCTCCGTTATATCAACGCATTGTATACGGAATAAGTATCGCTGTAATTGTATTGATTCTCAGTGGATGTACCACGATTCAGGGAGCTGTTGATGATTCACCTTCTTTTGAAGAAGGAGGAAAATTACGAATTACAGCAACAACAGGAATGATTGCTGATGCGGCTCGTGAAGTAGGTGGAGAACATGTGACTGTAACAGGATTAATGGGTCCTGGTGTCGATCCTCATATGTACAAAGCTTCGCAAGGGGATATTCGTAAATTAGATGATGCTAATCTGGTGTTGTATAACGGATTGCATTTAGAAGGTAGCATGACCAAGATTATGGAGAAAATGAGTAAATCTCGTCATGTGGTTGCTGTAGCTGAAAATATCGATCCTACACAGCTACGATACAGTGAAGATGGAGCAACCGAGTATGATCCACATATCTGGTTCGATGTAAGCCTATGGATGAATGTCACACAGACGATAGAAGCCGCACTGATTGAAGCTGATCCTGCACATGAAGCGGATTACCGTCAGAATGCTACTCAATATTTAGCAGCATTGAATACTTTGCATCAAGAAGTACAGACCAAAATAGCCAGTATTCCAGAGTCTGGTCGAGTATTGATTACTGCTCATGATGCTTTTGGATATTACGGAGATGCTTACAATATCGAAGTAAAAGGATTACAAGGCATTAGTACAGCCGCAGAATACGGCTCTAAAGACGTAAGCGATCTACGTAATGAATTGGTAGAACGTGGGATCAAAGCGGTATTTGTAGAGTCTAGTGTACCTTCTAGATCGATGGAAGCTATTATTGCAGGTGCTAGATCGATGGGGCATACCGTCCAAATTGGAGGAGAGTTATTCTCTGATGCGATGGGCGAGGCAGGTACAGAAGAAGGAACTTATATCGGAATGGTACGCCACAATACAGATACGATTGTAGAAGCACTCAAATAA
- a CDS encoding peptidoglycan D,D-transpeptidase FtsI family protein: MNFNKSPAHENEQDKNRKQFAIRLNIFFFITFIVFSIIVVRLAIIQFVEGPELRKVAEGDIVKEVPLLPTRGTIYDSSMQPIAYSEPTQSLYLTLDKDYNRSDRTQEAKQLARKLQKIFDQYGDPNTKALTTVDIFKAMDTTYAKANGYTPRRIKTGLSNKEIAYFLERRNEFKGIEIVEENIRHYDTDTVAVQTVGYLRPFVSSMSRNKYKNIQRNSSEDPAMKYSAIENVGFDGLELLYQDELRGKSGYRRVPINPKNMASGPTELIPPVKGSDLVLTINKEIQVATEKAITEHTAKIRYSGTRGVSAPNAVTGYAVAMEIDTGKVVTMASMPDYDSNIWSKDTRTESEWKNIEPYYMNGAIRSVNRPGGGDHPSSVVLLGSTMKPLSVLIGLNEKLFTLGDRYNDHGITTLGKEGYGTKVRNASSRAYGTLSPIGAISHSSNTFMVDMVGKRLYQKYEGKPGVEVWDKYMEQFGLGVSTESGLAAEYIGYKEYIHEMESGSAQSALAYASFGQQGKYTTLQLAQYTAMLANRGERLKPQFVNEIRNADGKVTKKFKKEVLNKVDLPSQYWDAVQSGMQSEVDAFKGFPYDYRRKTGTSQQRMATGKTIENAVFIAYAPAQNPKLAVAVVVPEGGYGAQGAAPIARQIFEAYDQQYGLDGIPKKKPIVEASGEIDSPIR; the protein is encoded by the coding sequence ATGAATTTTAATAAAAGTCCTGCTCATGAAAATGAGCAGGACAAAAATCGGAAACAGTTTGCGATTCGGCTTAATATCTTTTTCTTTATAACGTTTATTGTATTTTCAATTATTGTCGTCAGATTAGCTATTATTCAATTTGTAGAAGGCCCTGAATTACGTAAAGTTGCTGAAGGAGATATTGTGAAAGAAGTTCCTCTTTTACCAACACGCGGAACCATTTATGATTCAAGTATGCAACCTATTGCGTACTCGGAACCAACACAATCTTTATATTTAACATTAGACAAAGATTATAATCGATCAGATCGTACACAAGAAGCGAAGCAGTTAGCTAGAAAGCTACAAAAAATATTTGATCAATATGGTGATCCTAACACCAAAGCATTAACAACAGTTGATATTTTTAAAGCTATGGATACTACATATGCCAAAGCAAATGGATATACTCCAAGACGTATCAAAACAGGATTATCCAATAAAGAAATTGCTTATTTTCTAGAACGTAGAAATGAATTTAAAGGGATCGAAATTGTAGAAGAAAACATTAGGCACTATGATACAGATACAGTGGCTGTCCAGACTGTAGGGTATTTGCGACCATTTGTCTCCTCAATGAGTAGAAATAAATACAAAAATATTCAGCGTAATTCAAGTGAAGATCCTGCCATGAAATATTCGGCTATCGAAAATGTAGGTTTTGACGGATTGGAACTGTTATATCAAGATGAACTCAGAGGAAAAAGTGGTTATCGTAGAGTGCCAATCAATCCCAAAAATATGGCTTCTGGACCGACAGAGCTGATTCCACCTGTTAAAGGGTCTGATCTGGTATTAACAATCAATAAAGAGATACAAGTAGCTACTGAAAAAGCGATTACAGAGCATACAGCCAAAATACGTTATTCAGGCACACGCGGAGTTAGTGCTCCTAATGCTGTAACAGGATATGCAGTAGCCATGGAAATAGATACAGGTAAAGTGGTTACTATGGCAAGTATGCCTGATTATGATAGTAATATTTGGAGTAAAGATACACGTACTGAAAGTGAATGGAAAAATATAGAGCCTTACTATATGAATGGCGCTATTCGATCTGTCAATCGTCCAGGTGGTGGCGATCATCCTTCTTCGGTTGTTTTACTAGGGTCGACGATGAAGCCTTTATCTGTGTTAATTGGCTTAAATGAAAAATTGTTCACACTTGGAGATCGTTATAATGATCATGGTATTACCACATTAGGAAAAGAAGGATATGGCACTAAAGTACGTAATGCAAGTAGTCGAGCTTATGGAACATTAAGTCCGATTGGTGCTATATCTCATTCATCCAATACATTTATGGTGGATATGGTTGGTAAACGACTATATCAGAAATATGAAGGTAAACCAGGTGTAGAAGTATGGGATAAATATATGGAGCAATTTGGATTAGGTGTATCTACTGAAAGTGGACTTGCCGCAGAATATATAGGATACAAAGAATATATACATGAGATGGAATCTGGTAGTGCTCAATCTGCGCTAGCCTATGCTTCTTTTGGACAGCAAGGGAAATATACTACTTTACAGTTAGCTCAATATACAGCGATGTTAGCGAATCGTGGAGAACGGTTGAAACCACAATTTGTGAATGAGATTCGAAATGCAGATGGGAAAGTAACAAAAAAATTCAAAAAAGAAGTGCTTAACAAAGTAGATTTGCCTTCTCAGTATTGGGATGCGGTTCAATCAGGAATGCAAAGTGAAGTGGATGCGTTCAAAGGATTTCCTTATGATTATCGTCGCAAAACAGGAACTTCGCAACAACGGATGGCTACAGGTAAAACGATTGAAAATGCGGTTTTTATCGCTTATGCACCTGCACAAAATCCGAAGTTAGCAGTGGCAGTTGTTGTTCCTGAAGGTGGTTATGGTGCTCAGGGAGCAGCTCCTATTGCACGTCAGATTTTTGAAGCATATGATCAACAATATGGATTAGACGGTATTCCTAAAAAGAAACCGATTGTAGAAGCAAGTGGAGAAATAGATTCGCCAATTCGTTAA